The Cloeon dipterum chromosome X, ieCloDipt1.1, whole genome shotgun sequence genome includes a window with the following:
- the LOC135945190 gene encoding bromodomain-containing protein 4A-like isoform X2 encodes MDDIQSWWEVPCIAHFCSLFRAAFNLLDFDIEEIEEALLTDGAEDNGSSLLQELIVRLLCGCVPNGNEITVSNYQMYLRRLFRKKCKEFGITNPFNSDTDFQFLPLRRKVEILSCLCDFRLEGEDVQDLLKNLEADSLRVEPLGQDARGSAYWYFYGTRLYKETLPLKSSKKKKQPKSKGRHSSTVNINPDAVWQVICFTAEDWENLADSLKDSDDPAEKALHSTLELDFLPEIPRLFAEKEKLHMKRVKEFQPRRTSSRINKLNKQKEVDTKQEVPVSERKQPKQEKAASASAKSKGRAADKIYTSSEDEEDEDEEKDKLVKKFVEEDSVDSIVKQEFANESEKDDGEPVEDESKSKKSRKNRKRAYETYETDEEEEADLESPKLSKKLRSKHDDGKKDKKHKNSSHKSHKKKLKVSSGVESADEHKKRSKKGHSKGSSENESVDEHKKKKRGPKCKSSHVGSRHGVKSKYDEVTSDQSDEEEVVTKRTTRKSSPSSSKKGTSASAAPVGRQTNNSLACATGPIFIEEAAPKKKKLRSSEVFAQSEEDLQTGMYKILERLKTHPEAWPFQDAVEEDYAPNYYTIVRHPMDLQRMEDKLDSGRYLTFDDFKADFKLMIANCKKYNGSENEYSEMADILEAAFERASCRYLENDFSTDEEVAIEFSKKNAEANKHEHSKSKRKLSKSSSVKSPEPPEEEERHSTKHRKTKKKEKNGGKKSHRKHHHRKSLDRERDDSAEKDDNEEAETDGGEGSSKFLAPPVGPYGKRRAGPPQPPKVETKPKKSEKRKRGDSGDDDDDDETFNASEMDRENKSLKKEVTKSKPVNKKRKSAPKSDAAIEALEIATEQTLKDINKWLDDTPRMSEFSSASNSPAHYIGSEEYTGASAAIEREYRRSLRMDSEAMRLKKRRREMLGGKDKRKRDLQRTIDRLQPGKSKGNLIASILKAKDEHADSSVVPSIKPLKERVAAATSSKDDAAHTLNLGSVLTNIGFGSHTFKDEAPEDNESDDECFEEKVDESEKQEEAADSKEDVKEAKEVDEEEPTKVDCNKATPNLSAWFKAFGAPKAAPAKKKEDSTLSKASEPKVTAAVVPPKSPTPPEVVVPPTQRQRNLSTGSSSISDMSSPFSQDPEMSPRDSQKVGSHLSPPMASPTSPRTPFSSQVPANYPYNGGIKVGFYQEHKTSPEKSPRDEPSPMVPSPVQVVKPPQVTPPYSLPSRHYNEPQMAHYTQPQQLHQPLPPVVLEKPPQVSPPAPPVMQQPSFNQSSMLYDMSKPLTDQYQAVSQKPAAVVPPTQLQQPPPAAHSNSAPLIPDYSKFADYSKLNYPQPSPMAQAYKAQVLLPPQADPKVLQQYPVKKRMVYAAPEEERFPMELYQQNHQRLVQPSMPTYFDPAPPQVYPPYDLSASMPKEPPQQPVKPKRGRKKAEKPPPEKEPAATFSNFPLGGLKPPPGVVPGSAFNFGPPPGLHLYSQDFNYRNFKLKSPPPQAATAASAVSGQPGSYPVPTSDSFHQAAYYHHQFTQAASLGTAVSQSAAAAANTQAAAVASRSGYMMEQHHMFQQYLPRADHPLLHQGLYVPPPAAYHHPLGIRQPFEHITRPSWL; translated from the exons ATGGACG ataTCCAATCATGGTGGGAAGTCCCGTGCATAGCCCATTTCTGTTCCCTTTTTCGAGCAGCTTTCAACTTACTCGACTTTGACATTGAG GAAATTGAGGAAGCTTTACTCACTGATGGCGCTGAAGACAACGGCAGCTCCCTGCTGCAGGAGCTCATTGTCCGCCTCCTCTGTGGCTGTGTCccaaatggaaatgaaatcaCAGTATCCAATTACCAAATGTATCTTCGACGTCTTTTCAGAAAGAAGTGCAAG GAGTTTGGAATCACAAATCCATTCAATTCGGACACAGACTTCCAATTCCTACCATTGAGGAGAAAGGTAGAAATACTATCATGCCTTTGCGACTTTCGCCTTGAGGGGGAAGACGTTCAAGATCTGCTGAAG AACTTGGAGGCAGATAGCTTAAGAGTGGAGCCATTGGGACAAGATGCTAGGGGATCTGCCTACTGGTATTTTTATGGCACAAGGCTTTATAAAGAAACGTTGCCGCTGAAAAGT agcaaaaagaaaaaacagccaaAGAGCAAAGGCAGACACAGCAGTACTGTGAACATCAACCCTGACGCTGTCTGGCAAGTAATTTGCTTCACGGCAGAAGACTGGGAAAATTTGGCAGACAGCTTAAAAGATTCTGATGATCCTGCTGAGAAAGCCCTACATTCAACCTTGGAACTGGATTTTCTTCCAGAAATCCCACGTTTGTTtgcagagaaagagaaactGCATAT GAAACGTGTAAAGGAATTTCAACCTAGGCGAACAAGCAGTCGAATCAACAAGTTGAACAAGCAAAAAGAGGTAGACACGAAACAGGAGGTACCTGTGTCTGAGAGAAAGCAGCCAAAGCAAGAGAAGGCTGCTTCTGCCAGTGCTAAAAGTAAGGGCAGGGCAGCTGACAAAATTTACACAAGTTCTGAAGATGAGGAAGACGAAGACGAAGAAAAAGACAAGCTAGTTAAGAAGTTTGTTGAGGAGGACTCAGTCGACTCTATTGTGAAGCAAGAGTTCGCAAACGAATCAGAAAAGGATGATGGGGAGCCTGTGGAGGATGAGAGCAAGTCCAAAAAAAGCAGAAAGAACCGTAAGCGGGCTTATGAAACATATGAAACTGATGAAGAAGAGGAAGCAGATTTGGAATCTCCAAAGTTGTCAAAAAAGCTCAGAAGTAAGCATGACGATGGAAAGAAGGACAAAAAACACAAGAATAGTTCTCACAAGAGCCACAAAAAGAAGCTTAAAGTGTCCAGTGGGGTAGAAAGTGCTGACGAACACAAAAAACGTAGCAAGAAAGGCCACTCAAAGGGGTCTAGTGAGAACGAGAGTGTAGATGAGcacaagaaaaagaagagaggCCCAAAGTGCAAGTCGTCGCACGTGGGCAGCAGACATGGTGTTAAGAGCAAGTACGATGAGGTCACCAGTGATCAGTCTGACGAGGAGGAAGTTGTGACTAAGCGGACAACACGAAAATCTAGTCCAAGCTCTTCTAAAAAGGGAACGTCCGCGTCCGCAGCGCCCGTCGGCAGACAGACAAATAACTCTCTAGCCTGTGCAACAGGACCAATTTTCATTGAAGAGGCTGCTCCTAAAAAGAAGAAGTTACGCAGCTCCGAAGt ATTTGCTCAATCTGAAGAAGATTTGCAAACAGGGATGTACAAGATTTTAGAGAGGTTAAAGACTCATCCAGAAGCATGGCCTTTCCAAGATGCTGTTGAAGAAGACTATGCTCCGAATTATTACACAATAGTACGACATCCCATGGATTTGCAGAGGATGGAGGACAAACTTGACTCTGGCAGATATCTCACTTTTGACGATTTCAAGGCTGATTTCAAATTGATGATAGCTaactgtaaaaaatacaacGGTAGTGAGAATG AATACTCTGAAATGGCAGACATACTAGAAGCTGCGTTTGAGCGGGCCTCATGTCGGTAtttggaaaatgatttttccactGACGAAGAAGTTGCAATCGAATTTAGTAAGAAAAACGCTGAAGCCAACAAACACGAGCATTCAAAATCGAAGAGAAAGCTGTCAAAATCTTCATCAGTGAAAAGTCCTGAacct CCTGAGGAAGAAGAAAGGCATTCTACAAAACACAGGAAGAccaagaaaaaggaaaaaaatggtgGCAAGAAGAGTCACAGGAAACATCATCACAGAAAATCATTAGACCGAGAGCGGGATGACAGTGCAGAGAAAGATGACAACGAAGAGGCAGAGACTGATGGTGGAGAGGGTTCAAGCAAATTTCTTGCACCGCCCGTTGGGCCCTATGGAAAGCGTCGAGCAGGACCACCCCAGCCACccaa GGTGGAAACCAAACCGAAGAAAAGTGAAAAGAGAAAGCGAGGTGACTCTggtgacgacgacgacgatgacgAGACCTTCAATGCTAGCGAAATGGACCGCGAGAACAAGAGTCTCAAGAAGGAAGTCACAAAATCAAAACCTGTAAACAAAAAGCGAAAGAGCGCACCCAAAAGCGATGCAGCTATTGAAGCTTTAGAAATTGCCACGGAGCAAACTCTGAAG GATATTAATAAGTGGTTGGATGACACGCCGCGGATGTCTGAGTTCAGCTCTGCCAGCAACTCGCCTGCTCATTACATTGGTTCAGAGGAGTACACTGGAGCGTCAGCAGCCATCGAGCGCGAGTACCGACGTAGCCTGCGCATGGACAGTGAGGCCATGCGACTAAAGAAGCGGCGTCGAGAAATGCTGGGTGGCAAGGACAAGCGCAAAAGAGACCTGCAGCGTACCATCGACCGTTTGCAACCCGGCAAGAGCAAGGGCAACCTGATCGCGAGCATTCTTAAAGCCAAGGATGAGCACGCTGATTCCAGTGTGGTGCCGTCCATCAAGCCGTTGAAGGAGAGGGTGGCGGCTGCGACATCCAGCAAAGACGATGCTGCCCACACCCTCAACCTTGGCTCAGTTCTCACCAACATTGGATTTGGAAGTCATACTTTCAAG GACGAGGCTCCAGAGGATAATGAGTCCGATGATGAGTGCTTTGAAGAGAAAGTTGATGAATCTGAAAAGCAAGAGGAAGCGGCGGATAGCAAAGAGGACGTGAAAGAGGCTAAAGAAGTTGATGAAGAGGAACCAACCAAGGTGGACTGCAACAAAGCCACCCCAAATCTCAGTGCCTGGTTTAAAGCGTTCGGAGCGCCGAAGGCTGCACCTGCGAAGAAAAAGGAGGACTCAACCTTGAGCAAAGCTTCAGAGCCTAAAGTGACGGCTGCTGTGGTGCCCCCGAAGAGCCCCACTCCTCCCGAAGTGGTTGTCCCTCCTACGCAGCGCCAGCGTAACCTGAGCACGGGCAGCAGCAGTATCTCTGATATGTCATCGCCATTCAGCCAGGACCCTGAGATGTCGCCGCGCGACTCGCAGAAGGTTGGCAGCCACTTGTCGCCGCCGATGGCATCGCCCACATCGCCACGCACTCCGTTCAGCAGCCAGGTGCCGGCAAACTACCCCTACAACGGCGGCATCAAGGTGGGCTTCTACCAGGAGCACAAGACTAGCCCTGAGAAGAGCCCCCGTGACGAGCCGTCGCCCATGGTGCCGTCGCCTGTGCAAGTAGTAAAGCCGCCGCAGGTCACGCCACCCTACTCGCTGCCTAGCAGGCACTACAATGAGCCGCAGATGGCTCACTACACCCAGCCGCAACAGCTGCACCAGCCCTTACCGCCGGTGGTGCTGGAAAAACCACCGCAGGTGTCGCCGCCCGCACCGCCCGTAATGCAGCAGCCGAGCTTCAATCAGAGCAGCATGCTGTACGACATGTCCAAGCCGTTGACCGATCAGTACCAGGCCGTGAGCCAGAAGCCCGCGGCGGTGGTACCACCCACGCAGTTACAGCAGCCACCACCGGCCGCGCACTCCAACTCAGCCCCGCTGATCCCCGACTATTCCAAGTTTGCGGACTACTCCAAACTCAACTACCCGCAGCCGTCACCAATGGCGCAAGCTTACAAGGCGCAGGTGTTGCTTCCGCCGCAGGCCGATCCCAAGGTGCTTCAACAGTACCCGGTTAAGAAACGCATGGTCTACGCAGCGCCTGAGGAGGAGCGCTTCCCGATGGAGCTCTACCAGCAGAACCACCAACGGCTTGTGCAGCCTTCGATGCCCACCTACTTTGACCCAGCACCGCCGCAG GTCTACCCGCCTTACGACCTCTCAGCTAGTATGCCCAAGGAACCACCGCAGCAGCCGGTGAAGCCAAAACGCGGCCGCAAAAAGGCTGAAAAACCGCCGCCGGAAAAAGAGCCAGCTGCCACCTTTTCCAACTTTCCGCTGGGGGGCTTGAAGCCTCCGCCAGGCGTCGTTCCTGGCAGCGCCTTCAACTTCGGGCCACCGCCTGGCCTGCATCTATATTCGCAGGACTTCAACTACCGCAACTTCAAGCTCAAGTCTCCGCCACCGCAGGCGGCCACGGCGGCCAGTGCGGTGAGCGGCCAGCCGGGATCGTATCCCGTGCCAACATCGGACTCATTCCACCAGGCGGCCTACTATCACCACCAGTTCACGCAGGCCGCCTCTCTGGGCACGGCCGTGAGCCAGAGtgcggccgccgcggccaaCACGCAGGCAGCCGCCGTGGCCTCCCGCTCCGGCTACATGATGGAGCAGCATCACATGTTCCAGCAGTACTTGCCGCGGGCTGACCACCCCTTGCTGCACCAGGGCTTGTATGTGCCGCCTCCGGCCGCCTACCACCATCCCCTTGGCATCAGGCAACCCTTTGAGCATATCACCCGACCTAGCTGGTTGTGA
- the LOC135945190 gene encoding bromodomain-containing protein 4A-like isoform X1: MDDIQSWWEVPCIAHFCSLFRAAFNLLDFDIEEIEEALLTDGAEDNGSSLLQELIVRLLCGCVPNGNEITVSNYQMYLRRLFRKKCKEFGITNPFNSDTDFQFLPLRRKVEILSCLCDFRLEGEDVQDLLKNLEADSLRVEPLGQDARGSAYWYFYGTRLYKETLPLKSSKKKKQPKSKGRHSSTVNINPDAVWQVICFTAEDWENLADSLKDSDDPAEKALHSTLELDFLPEIPRLFAEKEKLHMKRVKEFQPRRTSSRINKLNKQKEVDTKQEVPVSERKQPKQEKAASASAKSKGRAADKIYTSSEDEEDEDEEKDKLVKKFVEEDSVDSIVKQEFANESEKDDGEPVEDESKSKKSRKNRKRAYETYETDEEEEADLESPKLSKKLRSKHDDGKKDKKHKNSSHKSHKKKLKVSSGVESADEHKKRSKKGHSKGSSENESVDEHKKKKRGPKCKSSHVGSRHGVKSKYDEVTSDQSDEEEVVTKRTTRKSSPSSSKKGTSASAAPVGRQTNNSLACATGPIFIEEAAPKKKKLRSSEVFAQSEEDLQTGMYKILERLKTHPEAWPFQDAVEEDYAPNYYTIVRHPMDLQRMEDKLDSGRYLTFDDFKADFKLMIANCKKYNGSENEYSEMADILEAAFERASCRYLENDFSTDEEVAIEFSKKNAEANKHEHSKSKRKLSKSSSVKSPEPVRKIFFKKAFQIKFISFQPEEEERHSTKHRKTKKKEKNGGKKSHRKHHHRKSLDRERDDSAEKDDNEEAETDGGEGSSKFLAPPVGPYGKRRAGPPQPPKVETKPKKSEKRKRGDSGDDDDDDETFNASEMDRENKSLKKEVTKSKPVNKKRKSAPKSDAAIEALEIATEQTLKDINKWLDDTPRMSEFSSASNSPAHYIGSEEYTGASAAIEREYRRSLRMDSEAMRLKKRRREMLGGKDKRKRDLQRTIDRLQPGKSKGNLIASILKAKDEHADSSVVPSIKPLKERVAAATSSKDDAAHTLNLGSVLTNIGFGSHTFKDEAPEDNESDDECFEEKVDESEKQEEAADSKEDVKEAKEVDEEEPTKVDCNKATPNLSAWFKAFGAPKAAPAKKKEDSTLSKASEPKVTAAVVPPKSPTPPEVVVPPTQRQRNLSTGSSSISDMSSPFSQDPEMSPRDSQKVGSHLSPPMASPTSPRTPFSSQVPANYPYNGGIKVGFYQEHKTSPEKSPRDEPSPMVPSPVQVVKPPQVTPPYSLPSRHYNEPQMAHYTQPQQLHQPLPPVVLEKPPQVSPPAPPVMQQPSFNQSSMLYDMSKPLTDQYQAVSQKPAAVVPPTQLQQPPPAAHSNSAPLIPDYSKFADYSKLNYPQPSPMAQAYKAQVLLPPQADPKVLQQYPVKKRMVYAAPEEERFPMELYQQNHQRLVQPSMPTYFDPAPPQVYPPYDLSASMPKEPPQQPVKPKRGRKKAEKPPPEKEPAATFSNFPLGGLKPPPGVVPGSAFNFGPPPGLHLYSQDFNYRNFKLKSPPPQAATAASAVSGQPGSYPVPTSDSFHQAAYYHHQFTQAASLGTAVSQSAAAAANTQAAAVASRSGYMMEQHHMFQQYLPRADHPLLHQGLYVPPPAAYHHPLGIRQPFEHITRPSWL; this comes from the exons ATGGACG ataTCCAATCATGGTGGGAAGTCCCGTGCATAGCCCATTTCTGTTCCCTTTTTCGAGCAGCTTTCAACTTACTCGACTTTGACATTGAG GAAATTGAGGAAGCTTTACTCACTGATGGCGCTGAAGACAACGGCAGCTCCCTGCTGCAGGAGCTCATTGTCCGCCTCCTCTGTGGCTGTGTCccaaatggaaatgaaatcaCAGTATCCAATTACCAAATGTATCTTCGACGTCTTTTCAGAAAGAAGTGCAAG GAGTTTGGAATCACAAATCCATTCAATTCGGACACAGACTTCCAATTCCTACCATTGAGGAGAAAGGTAGAAATACTATCATGCCTTTGCGACTTTCGCCTTGAGGGGGAAGACGTTCAAGATCTGCTGAAG AACTTGGAGGCAGATAGCTTAAGAGTGGAGCCATTGGGACAAGATGCTAGGGGATCTGCCTACTGGTATTTTTATGGCACAAGGCTTTATAAAGAAACGTTGCCGCTGAAAAGT agcaaaaagaaaaaacagccaaAGAGCAAAGGCAGACACAGCAGTACTGTGAACATCAACCCTGACGCTGTCTGGCAAGTAATTTGCTTCACGGCAGAAGACTGGGAAAATTTGGCAGACAGCTTAAAAGATTCTGATGATCCTGCTGAGAAAGCCCTACATTCAACCTTGGAACTGGATTTTCTTCCAGAAATCCCACGTTTGTTtgcagagaaagagaaactGCATAT GAAACGTGTAAAGGAATTTCAACCTAGGCGAACAAGCAGTCGAATCAACAAGTTGAACAAGCAAAAAGAGGTAGACACGAAACAGGAGGTACCTGTGTCTGAGAGAAAGCAGCCAAAGCAAGAGAAGGCTGCTTCTGCCAGTGCTAAAAGTAAGGGCAGGGCAGCTGACAAAATTTACACAAGTTCTGAAGATGAGGAAGACGAAGACGAAGAAAAAGACAAGCTAGTTAAGAAGTTTGTTGAGGAGGACTCAGTCGACTCTATTGTGAAGCAAGAGTTCGCAAACGAATCAGAAAAGGATGATGGGGAGCCTGTGGAGGATGAGAGCAAGTCCAAAAAAAGCAGAAAGAACCGTAAGCGGGCTTATGAAACATATGAAACTGATGAAGAAGAGGAAGCAGATTTGGAATCTCCAAAGTTGTCAAAAAAGCTCAGAAGTAAGCATGACGATGGAAAGAAGGACAAAAAACACAAGAATAGTTCTCACAAGAGCCACAAAAAGAAGCTTAAAGTGTCCAGTGGGGTAGAAAGTGCTGACGAACACAAAAAACGTAGCAAGAAAGGCCACTCAAAGGGGTCTAGTGAGAACGAGAGTGTAGATGAGcacaagaaaaagaagagaggCCCAAAGTGCAAGTCGTCGCACGTGGGCAGCAGACATGGTGTTAAGAGCAAGTACGATGAGGTCACCAGTGATCAGTCTGACGAGGAGGAAGTTGTGACTAAGCGGACAACACGAAAATCTAGTCCAAGCTCTTCTAAAAAGGGAACGTCCGCGTCCGCAGCGCCCGTCGGCAGACAGACAAATAACTCTCTAGCCTGTGCAACAGGACCAATTTTCATTGAAGAGGCTGCTCCTAAAAAGAAGAAGTTACGCAGCTCCGAAGt ATTTGCTCAATCTGAAGAAGATTTGCAAACAGGGATGTACAAGATTTTAGAGAGGTTAAAGACTCATCCAGAAGCATGGCCTTTCCAAGATGCTGTTGAAGAAGACTATGCTCCGAATTATTACACAATAGTACGACATCCCATGGATTTGCAGAGGATGGAGGACAAACTTGACTCTGGCAGATATCTCACTTTTGACGATTTCAAGGCTGATTTCAAATTGATGATAGCTaactgtaaaaaatacaacGGTAGTGAGAATG AATACTCTGAAATGGCAGACATACTAGAAGCTGCGTTTGAGCGGGCCTCATGTCGGTAtttggaaaatgatttttccactGACGAAGAAGTTGCAATCGAATTTAGTAAGAAAAACGCTGAAGCCAACAAACACGAGCATTCAAAATCGAAGAGAAAGCTGTCAAAATCTTCATCAGTGAAAAGTCCTGAacctgtaagaaaaatatttttcaaaaaggcttttcaaattaaatttatatcatttcAGCCTGAGGAAGAAGAAAGGCATTCTACAAAACACAGGAAGAccaagaaaaaggaaaaaaatggtgGCAAGAAGAGTCACAGGAAACATCATCACAGAAAATCATTAGACCGAGAGCGGGATGACAGTGCAGAGAAAGATGACAACGAAGAGGCAGAGACTGATGGTGGAGAGGGTTCAAGCAAATTTCTTGCACCGCCCGTTGGGCCCTATGGAAAGCGTCGAGCAGGACCACCCCAGCCACccaa GGTGGAAACCAAACCGAAGAAAAGTGAAAAGAGAAAGCGAGGTGACTCTggtgacgacgacgacgatgacgAGACCTTCAATGCTAGCGAAATGGACCGCGAGAACAAGAGTCTCAAGAAGGAAGTCACAAAATCAAAACCTGTAAACAAAAAGCGAAAGAGCGCACCCAAAAGCGATGCAGCTATTGAAGCTTTAGAAATTGCCACGGAGCAAACTCTGAAG GATATTAATAAGTGGTTGGATGACACGCCGCGGATGTCTGAGTTCAGCTCTGCCAGCAACTCGCCTGCTCATTACATTGGTTCAGAGGAGTACACTGGAGCGTCAGCAGCCATCGAGCGCGAGTACCGACGTAGCCTGCGCATGGACAGTGAGGCCATGCGACTAAAGAAGCGGCGTCGAGAAATGCTGGGTGGCAAGGACAAGCGCAAAAGAGACCTGCAGCGTACCATCGACCGTTTGCAACCCGGCAAGAGCAAGGGCAACCTGATCGCGAGCATTCTTAAAGCCAAGGATGAGCACGCTGATTCCAGTGTGGTGCCGTCCATCAAGCCGTTGAAGGAGAGGGTGGCGGCTGCGACATCCAGCAAAGACGATGCTGCCCACACCCTCAACCTTGGCTCAGTTCTCACCAACATTGGATTTGGAAGTCATACTTTCAAG GACGAGGCTCCAGAGGATAATGAGTCCGATGATGAGTGCTTTGAAGAGAAAGTTGATGAATCTGAAAAGCAAGAGGAAGCGGCGGATAGCAAAGAGGACGTGAAAGAGGCTAAAGAAGTTGATGAAGAGGAACCAACCAAGGTGGACTGCAACAAAGCCACCCCAAATCTCAGTGCCTGGTTTAAAGCGTTCGGAGCGCCGAAGGCTGCACCTGCGAAGAAAAAGGAGGACTCAACCTTGAGCAAAGCTTCAGAGCCTAAAGTGACGGCTGCTGTGGTGCCCCCGAAGAGCCCCACTCCTCCCGAAGTGGTTGTCCCTCCTACGCAGCGCCAGCGTAACCTGAGCACGGGCAGCAGCAGTATCTCTGATATGTCATCGCCATTCAGCCAGGACCCTGAGATGTCGCCGCGCGACTCGCAGAAGGTTGGCAGCCACTTGTCGCCGCCGATGGCATCGCCCACATCGCCACGCACTCCGTTCAGCAGCCAGGTGCCGGCAAACTACCCCTACAACGGCGGCATCAAGGTGGGCTTCTACCAGGAGCACAAGACTAGCCCTGAGAAGAGCCCCCGTGACGAGCCGTCGCCCATGGTGCCGTCGCCTGTGCAAGTAGTAAAGCCGCCGCAGGTCACGCCACCCTACTCGCTGCCTAGCAGGCACTACAATGAGCCGCAGATGGCTCACTACACCCAGCCGCAACAGCTGCACCAGCCCTTACCGCCGGTGGTGCTGGAAAAACCACCGCAGGTGTCGCCGCCCGCACCGCCCGTAATGCAGCAGCCGAGCTTCAATCAGAGCAGCATGCTGTACGACATGTCCAAGCCGTTGACCGATCAGTACCAGGCCGTGAGCCAGAAGCCCGCGGCGGTGGTACCACCCACGCAGTTACAGCAGCCACCACCGGCCGCGCACTCCAACTCAGCCCCGCTGATCCCCGACTATTCCAAGTTTGCGGACTACTCCAAACTCAACTACCCGCAGCCGTCACCAATGGCGCAAGCTTACAAGGCGCAGGTGTTGCTTCCGCCGCAGGCCGATCCCAAGGTGCTTCAACAGTACCCGGTTAAGAAACGCATGGTCTACGCAGCGCCTGAGGAGGAGCGCTTCCCGATGGAGCTCTACCAGCAGAACCACCAACGGCTTGTGCAGCCTTCGATGCCCACCTACTTTGACCCAGCACCGCCGCAG GTCTACCCGCCTTACGACCTCTCAGCTAGTATGCCCAAGGAACCACCGCAGCAGCCGGTGAAGCCAAAACGCGGCCGCAAAAAGGCTGAAAAACCGCCGCCGGAAAAAGAGCCAGCTGCCACCTTTTCCAACTTTCCGCTGGGGGGCTTGAAGCCTCCGCCAGGCGTCGTTCCTGGCAGCGCCTTCAACTTCGGGCCACCGCCTGGCCTGCATCTATATTCGCAGGACTTCAACTACCGCAACTTCAAGCTCAAGTCTCCGCCACCGCAGGCGGCCACGGCGGCCAGTGCGGTGAGCGGCCAGCCGGGATCGTATCCCGTGCCAACATCGGACTCATTCCACCAGGCGGCCTACTATCACCACCAGTTCACGCAGGCCGCCTCTCTGGGCACGGCCGTGAGCCAGAGtgcggccgccgcggccaaCACGCAGGCAGCCGCCGTGGCCTCCCGCTCCGGCTACATGATGGAGCAGCATCACATGTTCCAGCAGTACTTGCCGCGGGCTGACCACCCCTTGCTGCACCAGGGCTTGTATGTGCCGCCTCCGGCCGCCTACCACCATCCCCTTGGCATCAGGCAACCCTTTGAGCATATCACCCGACCTAGCTGGTTGTGA